A single window of Meiothermus sp. DNA harbors:
- the fdhD gene encoding formate dehydrogenase accessory sulfurtransferase FdhD, producing MSIFTPNHRPKARSKARLWRIEGGRAWARTEQLATEEPLEIRLLWGDERRTLAVTMRTPGHDFELAAGFLWAEGVVGARDEIRRIAYCTDPGEPQQYNIVNVWLQSDTPPHLAPLERHFYTNSACGVCGRAGLENLRRRYAPLEAGWQVSSPVITQLPSLLHRQQKLFQQTGGLHAAALFDPHGNLLALREDVGRHNALDKLLGWALLENRLPLSEGVVLVSGRASYELAQKTLAAGIPVLCAISAPSSLAVELAREFNLTLIGFLRDSFNIYSAPERIKLTD from the coding sequence ATGTCTATATTTACCCCCAACCACCGGCCCAAAGCCCGCAGCAAAGCCAGGCTCTGGCGGATTGAGGGCGGACGGGCCTGGGCCAGAACCGAGCAACTCGCCACCGAGGAGCCGCTGGAAATCCGGTTGCTGTGGGGGGACGAACGGCGCACACTGGCCGTGACCATGCGCACACCGGGGCACGACTTTGAGCTGGCTGCCGGGTTTTTGTGGGCCGAAGGGGTGGTGGGGGCGCGGGATGAAATCCGGCGCATAGCCTACTGCACCGACCCCGGCGAACCTCAGCAGTACAACATCGTGAACGTGTGGCTGCAATCGGATACCCCACCGCACCTGGCCCCTTTGGAACGCCACTTCTACACCAACTCGGCCTGTGGGGTGTGCGGCAGAGCCGGGCTCGAGAACCTGCGGCGGCGCTATGCCCCGCTGGAGGCCGGGTGGCAGGTCTCGAGCCCTGTGATCACCCAACTACCGTCGCTGCTGCACCGGCAGCAAAAACTATTCCAGCAGACCGGCGGCCTGCACGCAGCGGCGCTCTTCGACCCACACGGAAACCTCCTCGCCCTACGAGAAGACGTGGGCCGCCACAATGCGCTGGACAAGCTGTTGGGCTGGGCGTTGCTGGAAAACCGGCTTCCTCTATCTGAGGGTGTGGTATTGGTGAGCGGGCGGGCCAGCTACGAACTGGCCCAGAAAACCCTGGCTGCAGGCATCCCCGTGCTGTGCGCCATTTCGGCCCCCAGCAGCCTGGCGGTAGAGCTGGCCAGGGAGTTCAACCTCACCCTGATTGGTTTTTTACGGGACTCCTTCAACATCTATAGCGCCCCGGAACGGATTAAGCTGACGGACTAA
- the hpaD gene encoding 3,4-dihydroxyphenylacetate 2,3-dioxygenase, with protein MNQIPNIIRIGHGVFYVTDLGRSRHFYVDLLGLNVLHESPSALYLRGTEDREWTLKLELAPEAGIKHLGYRVAGELDLQLLVELAHALGLPYRWESEQDRPRMLRLQDSFGVPLVFYAESQKYPWLLQRYDLHKGPGIQRIDHINVMTPQVEAMTRWYMDRLAFRMSEYTEGDDGKIWAAWIHRKGNVHDLALTNGTGPRLHHFAYWMPDAMSIIRACDILAGAMQTEAIERGPGRHGVSNAFFLYLRDPDGHRIELYTSDYSTVDPDFEPIRWSLNDPRRQTLWGAKTPRSWFLEGSLLEAFEGGFVPTQESELQGLPQHVI; from the coding sequence ATGAACCAGATACCCAACATTATCCGCATCGGTCACGGGGTGTTTTACGTGACCGACCTGGGGCGCTCGCGCCACTTTTATGTGGACTTGCTGGGCCTGAATGTGCTCCACGAAAGCCCCAGCGCCCTCTACCTGCGCGGCACCGAAGACCGCGAGTGGACGCTCAAACTCGAGCTGGCCCCCGAGGCCGGCATCAAACACCTGGGCTACCGGGTGGCCGGTGAGCTCGACTTGCAGTTGCTGGTCGAGCTAGCCCACGCCCTGGGCCTGCCGTACCGCTGGGAGTCCGAGCAAGACCGGCCCCGGATGCTCCGCCTGCAAGACTCCTTCGGTGTACCGCTGGTCTTCTACGCCGAAAGCCAGAAGTACCCCTGGCTTTTGCAGCGCTACGACCTGCACAAAGGGCCCGGCATCCAGCGCATCGACCATATCAACGTGATGACCCCGCAGGTCGAGGCCATGACCCGCTGGTACATGGACAGGCTGGCCTTTCGGATGTCCGAGTACACCGAGGGCGACGATGGCAAAATCTGGGCCGCCTGGATTCACCGCAAGGGCAACGTCCACGACCTGGCCCTCACCAACGGCACCGGCCCCCGCCTGCACCACTTCGCCTACTGGATGCCCGATGCCATGAGCATTATCAGGGCCTGCGACATCCTGGCCGGGGCCATGCAAACCGAGGCCATCGAACGGGGGCCGGGACGGCATGGGGTTTCCAACGCCTTCTTCCTCTATCTGCGCGACCCCGACGGGCACCGTATCGAGCTGTATACCTCCGACTATAGCACGGTTGACCCCGACTTCGAGCCCATCCGCTGGAGCCTCAACGACCCCCGCCGCCAAACCTTGTGGGGCGCCAAAACCCCCAGGAGCTGGTTTCTGGAAGGCTCCCTTTTGGAGGCTTTTGAGGGCGGCTTTGTGCCCACCCAGGAATCGGAGTTGCAGGGGCTGCCGCAGCACGTTATCTAA
- a CDS encoding FdhF/YdeP family oxidoreductase, translated as MALKPVRKGWSPQTWVSLRPFGMGLQKPNNFLEVFRALAENADNLGYAWRILQDGVCDGCALGTRGLRDWTIQGLHLCNIRLRLLRLNTMGPLDPALLKDPTLLRGKSSAELRALGRLPYPLYRRRGERGFTRISWDEALDRIALKLCKTPPDKMGFYLTSRGTPNETYYVVQKAVRALGSNNIDNAARICHSPSTVALKASLGVAATTCSYRDLIGTDLVVFFGSNPAVNQPVMMKYLYYAKKAGTQVVCVNPYQEPAMQHYWIPSDPESALFGTRITDRFFRVQPGGDSAFISGTLKHLIEQNWLNQPFIDAHTQGFEAVRAQVLATSWEELEQRSGSSKAEMLEFALLLAKANKAVLVWSMGITQHTTGEDAVQSIINLGLARGYLGREGCGLMPIRGHSGVQGGAEMGAYATVFPGGGPINAESAAALEQHWGFPVPAEPGLTVTEMLEANLEVLWSVGGNFLETLPSPAQAEARLAQVPLRVHQDIVLSSQMLLEPAEEVILLPATTRYEIPGGCTQTSTERRVIFSPEIPGPRLAEARWEGQVFQDIVARMCKPELAQKVRFADTAAVRAEIARVVPLYDGIQHLRQKGDAFQYGGPQLCPDGVCPTPDGRARFRAVSLPKSSIPQGAFRLVTRRGKQFNSMVHEPTDPINGAPRDAVLISSTDLQKLGLRPGQRIWLQNGFGTLAGQVFVAEVHPGSVQVHWPEGNVLLDPALRSSQAKIPAYKEAYVYIYPQPPAQSPQQSQALAD; from the coding sequence GTGGCACTCAAGCCGGTGAGAAAAGGGTGGAGCCCCCAGACCTGGGTTAGCCTGCGGCCTTTTGGCATGGGTTTACAAAAGCCCAACAACTTCCTCGAGGTTTTCCGGGCCCTAGCCGAGAACGCCGACAACCTGGGGTATGCCTGGCGAATCCTGCAAGATGGGGTCTGCGACGGCTGCGCCCTGGGCACCCGCGGCCTGCGGGACTGGACCATCCAGGGCCTGCACCTATGCAATATCCGGCTGCGCCTGCTGCGGCTCAACACCATGGGGCCGCTGGATCCGGCCTTGCTAAAAGACCCTACCTTGCTTCGCGGCAAAAGCTCGGCCGAGTTGCGGGCGTTGGGCCGTCTGCCCTATCCCCTGTACCGCCGTAGAGGGGAGAGGGGGTTTACCCGCATTAGCTGGGATGAGGCCCTGGATCGCATCGCCCTGAAACTATGCAAAACCCCACCCGACAAGATGGGCTTCTACCTGACCAGCCGGGGCACCCCCAACGAAACCTACTACGTGGTGCAGAAAGCGGTGCGGGCCCTGGGTAGCAACAACATCGACAATGCCGCCCGCATCTGTCACAGTCCCAGCACGGTGGCGCTCAAGGCCTCGCTGGGTGTGGCCGCTACAACCTGTAGCTACCGCGACCTGATCGGCACCGACCTGGTGGTATTTTTTGGCTCCAACCCGGCGGTTAACCAGCCGGTCATGATGAAATACCTCTACTATGCCAAAAAGGCCGGTACCCAGGTGGTTTGCGTGAACCCCTACCAAGAGCCGGCCATGCAGCACTACTGGATTCCCTCCGACCCCGAGAGCGCGCTGTTTGGCACCCGCATCACCGACCGCTTTTTCCGGGTACAGCCGGGGGGCGACAGCGCTTTTATCAGCGGAACCCTCAAACACCTGATCGAGCAGAACTGGCTTAACCAACCTTTTATCGATGCGCACACCCAGGGCTTTGAGGCTGTGCGGGCGCAGGTCTTGGCGACCTCCTGGGAGGAACTCGAGCAACGTTCCGGCAGCAGCAAAGCGGAGATGCTCGAGTTCGCCCTGCTGCTGGCTAAAGCCAACAAGGCCGTGCTGGTCTGGAGTATGGGCATTACCCAGCACACCACCGGCGAGGATGCGGTGCAGAGCATCATTAACTTAGGGCTCGCACGGGGCTACCTAGGGCGCGAGGGCTGCGGCCTGATGCCCATCCGGGGCCACTCGGGGGTGCAAGGCGGGGCCGAGATGGGGGCCTATGCCACGGTGTTTCCCGGGGGGGGTCCCATCAACGCCGAAAGTGCTGCGGCCCTGGAACAACACTGGGGTTTTCCGGTGCCCGCTGAACCAGGCCTCACCGTTACGGAGATGCTCGAGGCGAACCTCGAGGTGCTTTGGAGTGTGGGGGGCAACTTCCTGGAAACCCTCCCCAGCCCGGCCCAGGCCGAGGCCCGCCTGGCCCAGGTGCCGTTGCGTGTCCACCAGGACATCGTGCTTTCCTCGCAGATGCTGCTCGAGCCCGCCGAGGAGGTGATACTGCTCCCCGCCACTACCCGCTACGAGATTCCTGGCGGCTGCACCCAGACCAGCACCGAGCGCCGGGTCATCTTTAGCCCGGAAATCCCCGGCCCGCGCTTGGCTGAGGCCCGCTGGGAGGGGCAGGTTTTCCAGGACATAGTCGCCCGGATGTGCAAGCCCGAGCTGGCCCAGAAGGTGCGTTTTGCCGATACCGCCGCGGTACGGGCCGAGATTGCCCGGGTTGTCCCGCTTTACGACGGCATCCAGCACCTTCGCCAAAAAGGCGATGCCTTCCAGTACGGGGGCCCCCAGCTCTGCCCGGACGGGGTATGCCCTACCCCGGACGGACGGGCCCGCTTCAGGGCCGTCTCCTTGCCCAAAAGCAGCATTCCCCAAGGCGCTTTCCGGCTGGTTACCCGGCGCGGGAAGCAGTTCAACAGCATGGTGCACGAACCCACTGACCCCATCAACGGCGCGCCCCGCGACGCGGTGCTCATCTCCTCAACCGACCTGCAAAAGCTGGGTTTGAGGCCCGGCCAGCGCATCTGGCTTCAGAATGGCTTTGGCACCCTAGCCGGACAGGTTTTTGTGGCCGAGGTGCATCCCGGCAGTGTGCAGGTACACTGGCCGGAGGGCAATGTGCTGTTGGATCCTGCGCTGCGCTCGAGCCAGGCCAAAATACCGGCCTACAAAGAGGCGTATGTCTATATTTACCCCCAACCACCGGCCCAAAGCCCGCAGCAAAGCCAGGCTCTGGCGGATTGA